The genomic window CCCAGGACCTCAACCCCCCGCTGACCACGGTCAACATCCCGGCCTACGAACTGGGCCGGGAAGCCGTCCGCTTCGCCCTGGCCGAGGAACCCGCCCACCCCGGCGCCGCCCGCAGCACCACCCAGTCCCGCCACCTCCTGGGCACCCACACGGTCCTCCGGCAGAGCGTTCGCCACCTGTCCTGACCTGCCCCTGCGCCCCGGGGGCTCAGGAGACGCGGAGCAAGGTCTTGCCCGGGGACGCCGCGCCGGCGGCCAGGCGGGAGACAGCGTCACCGACACCGTCGAGCGGAAGCTCGGACCCGAGGCCGACCCGGATGCGGCCGGCCGCGAGAAGGCCGAGCACCCGCCGGGCGCTCGCGGCGAGCCGGGCGGGATGAGTCCGGCTCAACAGGGCGCTGTTGTAGGCCAGTACGGACAGCCCCTGCATGAGCAGATCATCTGCCGAGATCTCGACCGGGTCGTAGGCCGCGAGGTTGCCGTAGACCGCCAGCCGCCCGTGCGGAGCGAGGAGCGCCACGTTCGCCGTCCGGGTGGCACCCCCGACCGGGTCGAGGACGACGTCGAAGCGGTCGTCACCGAGCACGGCGGGAAACTCGTCCCGGGTGACGACCCGGTCGTAGCCGAAGCCCTCGGCGTAAGCCGCCCGCTCAGGGCTGCCGGCGACGCCCACGACCTCCGCCGCCCCGGCCGCACGGGCGAACTGCACGGCGAGCGTCCCGACCCCGCCCGCCGCCGCGTGCACGAGCACCCGGTCCCCCTCCCGCACCCGCCCGACCTCCTCGACCAGGTCGTACGCGGTGGGCCCGGCCCACCCCGGCCCGGCGGCGTCCCGCAGCGACGCCGGCCCGATGCCC from Streptomyces sp. NBC_01198 includes these protein-coding regions:
- a CDS encoding quinone oxidoreductase family protein, which encodes MRAVVLDTAVDGDGRYRVDEVAEPVPGPGEVAIRVAYAGVQWGDVLVRGGHLPLPGPGVPGFEAAGRIVAVGEGVARGRVGEEVVALVDGGACAEVVLAPEALALGIGPASLRDAAGPGWAGPTAYDLVEEVGRVREGDRVLVHAAAGGVGTLAVQFARAAGAAEVVGVAGSPERAAYAEGFGYDRVVTRDEFPAVLGDDRFDVVLDPVGGATRTANVALLAPHGRLAVYGNLAAYDPVEISADDLLMQGLSVLAYNSALLSRTHPARLAASARRVLGLLAAGRIRVGLGSELPLDGVGDAVSRLAAGAASPGKTLLRVS